The following coding sequences lie in one Rutidosis leptorrhynchoides isolate AG116_Rl617_1_P2 chromosome 4, CSIRO_AGI_Rlap_v1, whole genome shotgun sequence genomic window:
- the LOC139839827 gene encoding leucine aminopeptidase 1-like, whose amino-acid sequence MAAAIRVAFTAHSSSSLTLFSLTPFFNNNFRSISIRRRRANPFLLSCSSRSMAHVIAKATLGLTHPAQIDHPKISFSAKETDLVEWKGDTLAVGVTEKDMAKDDNSKFQNPLLKKLDSQLGGLLSEVSVEEDFTGKTGQSTVIRIAGVGSKRVSLIGLGKGPNGSSTVAYRSLGESVASAAKSSQASNVAIALASSEGLTPESKLTTASAIAKGTLLGTYEDSRFKSESKKSALKSVDLFGFGAGPDLEKKLKYTEDVCTGVILAKELVNAPANVLTPEVLANEAELIAKTYSDVFTAKILDTEQCKELKMGSYLGVAAASTNPPKFIHLCYKPPSGPVKTKLALVGKGLTFDSGGYNIKTGPGCSIEMMKVDMGGSAAVLGAAKALGQIKPAGVEVHFIVAACENMISGTGMRPGDILTASNGKTIEVNNTDAEGRLTLADALVYACNQGVDKIVDLATLTGACIVALGPSVAGIFTPSDELSKEVVAASEVAGEKLWRLPMEESYWEQMKSGVADMVNTGGRQGGSITAALFLKQFVDEKVQWLHIDMAGPVWNDKKKAATGFAISTLVEWVVSNSSSS is encoded by the exons ATGGCAGCGGCCATTAGAGTTGCATTTACAGCCCACTCATCTTCTTCACTCACTCTATTTTCTTTAACCCCATTTTTCAATAATAATTTCAGATCAATTTCAATCAGAAGAAGAAGAGCAAACCCTTTTTTATTATCTTGTTCTTCAAGAAGTATGGCTCATGTAATTGCTAAGGCCACTCTTGGCCTCACTCATCCTGCTCAGATTGATCACCCAAAG ATCTCATTTTCTGCTAAAGAAACCGATTTGGTAGAATGGAAAGGAGATACACTCGCAGTCGGTGTAACCGAGAAAGACATGGCAAAAGATGATAACTCCAAATTCCAAAACCCGCTCTTGAAAAAGCTAGATTCACAATTAGGCGGATTGTTGTCTGAAGTATCCGTTGAGGAAGATTTCACTGGAAAGACTGGACAGTCTACTGTTATTAGGATTGCTGGTGTTGGGTCCAAACGGGTCAGCCTGATTGGTCTTGGAAAGGGTCCCAATGGGTCATCTACTGTAGCTTACCGCAGTCTTGGTGAGTCTGTTGCGTCGGCTGCAAAATCTTCACAAGCAAGCAATGTAGCCATTGCACTTGCTTCTTCGGAAGGCTTAACTCCTGAATCAAAGCTCACTACTGCCTCGGCAATAGCAAAAG GCACGTTGCTGGGTACATACGAGGATAGCAGATTCAAATCCGAGTCAAAGAAGTCAGCTCTAAAGTCTGTTGATCTTTTTGGTTTTGGAGCTGGACCCGACCTAGAAAAGAAGCTTAAGTACACAGAAGACGTTTGCACAGGGGTGATTTTGGCAAAAGAGCTTGTAAATGCACCTGCTAATGTGCTCACTCCTG AGGTACTAGCAAACGAGGCTGAGTTGATTGCGAAGACATACAGTGACGTTTTTACCGCAAAGATTTTGGATACAGAGCAATGCAAAGAACTGAAAATGGGATCGTATCTTGGTGTTGCTGCAGCTTCAACTAATCCTCCTAAATTTATTCATCTGTGTTATAAACCACCAAGTGGGCCCGTCAAAACCAAGCTGGCCTTAGTGGGAAAGGGGTTGACTTTTGACAG TGGTGGTTACAACATTAAAACAGGACCTGGTTGCTCGATAGAGATGATGAAAGTTGATATGGGAGGCTCAGCAGCGGTTTTAGGTGCTGCAAAAGCCCTTGGTCAAATTAAACCGGCTGGTGTTGAG GTTCACTTTATTGTGGCAGCTTGTGAGAACATGATAAGTGGAACTGGTATGAGGCCCGGTGACATATTAACAGCCTCAAACGGGAAGACAATTGAG GTTAATAACACTGATGCAGAAGGTAGACTTACACTCGCTGATGCTTTGGTGTATGCCTGTAATCAAGGTGTAGACAAG ATTGTTGATTTGGCAACTTTGACTGGAGCCTGCATAGTTGCTCTTGGTCCCTCCGTTGCAG GTATATTTACACCTAGCGATGAATTGTCTAAGGAGGTAGTTGCTGCGTCAGAAGTAGCAGGAGAAAAACTATGGAGGTTACCAATGGAGGAAAGTTATTGGGAGCAAATGAAATCCGGAGTTGCGGATATGGTTAACACCGGTGGTCGTCAGGGTGGTTCTATTACTGCTGCTCTTTTCTTGAAGCAG TTTGTTGATGAGAAAGTTCAATGGTTGCATATCGATATGGCTGGACCTGTTTGGAATGACAAGAAAAAGGCGGCAACTGGATTTGCTATTTCGACTTTGGTGGAATGGGTTGTATCCAACTCTTCTTCATCCTAA
- the LOC139839828 gene encoding probable LRR receptor-like serine/threonine-protein kinase At2g24230 — protein MGFALFGSFLILTLFLKSNLGQQQEQFIPNSDKFLISTFFEKMGINSSKDTHIYNLSSSVCSWQVIFCDANQQNVIGLVAPNLGLTGPIPDNTIGKLKKLQFLDLNSNQITDFSSDFWSLISLKSLNLSNNMFSINLSTNIGNFASLEKLDLSFNNFSGDLPDSFSSLTSLQLLNLNRNLFNSVIPSGFTNCHSLISFDLSMNSFHGSLPESFHSAFPKLKSLNLAGNLIKGRGSDFSKMVSLTYLNISKNLFTGSVVEIFQGPLEVVDLSSNHFEGHISQVNFSPSFNWSQLIHLDLSDNQISGMFFSNLSQAHNLKHLNLAKNRFSKQSFIHIDGLHCLEYLNLSKTNIIGPINDNISTLTHLKTLDLSSNHLAGRIPLLTLKTLQNLDLSNNNLTGYIPLTLIKKLPWMERFNFSYNNLTLCNSELPLETLEYAFIGSTNSCPFAANPTFFKRKEHKHRGLKLALGLAITLVSLLVGLLLFAYGCRKRTRMWDVKESCVEEKVISGPFSFKTDSTTWVADVKVGSLVPVVIFEKPLLNFTFADLLSATSNFDQDTVLDEGKFGPVYHGFLAGRGHVAIKVLTHGSTMTDQEAESELEYLGRIKHPNLVPLTGYCLAGEQRIVIYDYMENGNLHNLLYDLPLGVHVNEDWSTDTWEDQENDKNGIQNVGSEAVLVTWRFRHKIAVGTARALAFLHHGCSPPIIHRDVKASSVYIDYNLEPRLSDFGLAKIFGNGLNDDMARGSPGYASPDDMITPKYDVYGFGVILLELITGKKPVGDEYPDDGNLKAQDLVGWVRGLVRTNRCSQAIDPKIRATGDELQLMEGLKIGYLCTADLPLKRPTMQQVVGLLKDIEPV, from the coding sequence ATGGGGTTTGCTTTATTTGGTTCTTTTTTGATTCTAACACTTTTCTTGAAGTCAAACCTTGGTCAACAGCAAGAACAGTTCATACCCAATTCAGATAAGTTCCTCATCTCTACTTTCTTTGAGAAAATGGGTATAAATTCTTCAAAAGACACTCATATTTACAATCTTTCTTCATCTGTTTGTTCATGGCAAGTTATCTTTTGTGATGCTAACCAACAAAATGTCATTGGTCTTGTTGCTCCCAATTTAGGCCTCACTGGCCCAATCCCAGACAACACAATAGGCAAACTTAAGAAGCTTCAATTTCTTGATTTGAATAGTAATCAAATCACTGATTTTTCATCTGATTTTTGGAGCTTAATTTCACTCAAAAGCCTTAATCTTTCAAACAACATGTTCTCAATCAATCTTTCAACCAACATTGGCAACTTTGCATCACTTGAAAAACTTGATCTTTCTTTCAACAATTTCTCAGGGGATCTTCCTGATTCATTCAGTTCTCTTACAAGTTTACAACTTCTTAATCTCAATCGAAATCTGTTCAATTCAGTTATTCCATCAGGGTTTACAAATTGCCACTCTTTGATTTCTTTTGACCTTTCTATGAACAGTTTTCATGGAAGTTTACCTGAAAGTTTTCATTCTGCATTTCCTAagttaaaaagcttgaatcttgctGGCAATTTGATAAAAGGAAGGGGTTCTGATTTTTCAAAAATGGTTTCTTTAACTTACTTGAACATTTCCAAAAATCTTTTCACAGGTTCTGTTGTTGAAATCTTTCAAGGGCCATTAGAAGTTGTTGATTTGAGTAGTAATCATTTTGAAGGTCATATTTCTCAGGTAAATTTCAGTCCATCTTTTAATTGGTCTCAATTGATTCATCTTGATTTATCTGATAATCAGATTAGTGGAATGTTTTTCAGTAATTTAAGCCAAGCCCATAATCTTAAACACCTTAATCTTGCCAAAAACAGGTTCTCCAAACAAAGTTTCATCCACATTGATGGGCTCCATTGTCTAGAGTATCTTAACTTATCTAAAACCAATATAATCGGTCCAATTAATGACAACATTTCAACTTTAACTCATTTGAAAACGCTTGATCTTTCATCCAATCATCTTGCTGGTAGAATTCCACTGTTGACCCTTAAAACACTCCAAAATCTTGATCTTTCAAACAATAACTTAACTGGATACATACCCTTAACTCTTATTAAGAAGCTTCCATGGATGGAAAGATTCAACTTTTCATACAACAACTTAACCCTTTGTAATTCTGAATTACCACTCGAAACACTTGAATACGCATTCATTGGTTCAACAAATAGTTGCCCATTTGCTGCAAATCCAACTTTTTTCAAGAGAAAAGAACATAAACATAGAGGACTCAAGCTTGCTTTGGGTCTAGCTATCACTTTAGTATCCTTGCTTGTTGGTTTGCTACTTTTTGCATATGGTTGTCGCAAAAGAACCCGAATGTGGGATGTTAAAGAGTCTTGTGTTGAAGAAAAAGTCATTTCAGGCCCGTTTTCATTTAAAACGGATTCAACCACTTGGGTAGCAGATGTCAAGGTTGGATCTTTAGTCCCAGTAGTGATCTTTGAAAAGCCATTGTTAAATTTCACCTTCGCGGATCTTTTATCAGCTACATCAAACTTTGATCAAGATACCGTTTTGGATGAAGGGAAGTTTGGGCCCGTTTATCATGGGTTCTTGGCAGGTCGGGGTCATGTCGCAATTAAGGTTCTGACCCATGGTTCCACTATGACAGACCAAGAGGCTGAAAGTGAACTCGAGTATTTGGGCCGTATCAAACACCCGAATCTTGTCCCTTTGACGGGGTATTGCTTAGCAGGTGAACAAAGGATCGTAATATATGATTATATGGAAAATGGAAATTTGCATAATTTATTGTATGATCTTCCGCTCGGAGTTCATGTGAATGAAGACTGGAGTACTGATACATGGGAGGATCAAGAAAATGACAAAAACGGTATTCAAAACGTGGGTTCCGAGGCGGTTTTGGTGACGTGGCGGTTTAGGCACAAGATCGCTGTAGGCACTGCTCGTGCGTTAGCGTTTCTCCACCATGGATGCTCACCGCCTATCATTCATAGAGACGTGAAAGCTAGTAGCGTTTATATTGATTACAATCTTGAACCGAGGTTATCCGACTTTGGGCTGGCGAAAATCTTTGGAAATGGTCTTAATGATGACATGGCTCGTGGGTCCCCTGGATACGCGTCTCCCGATGATATGATCACTCCAAAATATGATGTTTATGGATTCGGGGTGATTCTTCTTGAACTGATAACAGGCAAAAAGCCAGTTGGAGACGAGTATCCGGATGATGGTAATTTGAAAGCCCAAGATTTGGTAGGTTGGGTTAGAGGGCTTGTAAGGACGAACCGTTGTTCACAAGCTATAGACCCTAAGATTCGAGCCACGGGTGATGAACTTCAACTGATGGAAGGCTTGAAAATCGGGTATTTGTGTACAGCTGATCTTCCATTGAAGCGACCAACTATGCAACAAGTGGTTGGGTTACTCAAGGATATCGAGCCAGTATGA